A region of Deltaproteobacteria bacterium IMCC39524 DNA encodes the following proteins:
- the ftsY gene encoding signal recognition particle-docking protein FtsY, producing the protein MNFELWLQKIADFLVAAGVAPEDGPMAALALIYLVLTCCALGIVVLLLRRNLRVQKTTAEPQEEAPMETPEAAGESAESAEVVEPSEPANAEEVPVAAEPETVAVVEIVEREPVSLYQRMRQGLAKTRSSLVGRMDELLGSHGRLDEEFLEEMEELLITADFGMQTTQDLVQALAGRLKEIDPNEPAQLHDVLGEEIRARLKTGSSEWPVPESGPLVIMVVGVNGVGKTTTIGKLAKQFSDQGKKVVLGAGDTFRAAAAEQLEVWGERSGAEVIRHTEGSDPGAVAFDAAKAAVARNADVLILDTAGRLHTKVNLMEELKKVRRVIDREIPGAPHETLLVLDATTGQNALIQARSFQDAVDVTGIALTKLDGTAKGGIVVAISSQLELPVRLIGIGEGVSDLRLFDADVFVAALFANN; encoded by the coding sequence ATGAACTTCGAACTCTGGTTACAAAAAATTGCTGACTTTCTCGTCGCCGCTGGCGTCGCACCCGAAGATGGCCCGATGGCTGCGCTGGCATTGATTTACCTGGTGCTGACATGCTGTGCTCTCGGCATCGTTGTCCTGCTTTTGAGAAGAAATCTGCGGGTTCAGAAAACGACTGCTGAGCCTCAGGAAGAGGCTCCTATGGAGACTCCGGAAGCGGCTGGCGAGTCTGCAGAAAGTGCTGAAGTCGTTGAGCCCTCTGAACCGGCCAATGCTGAAGAAGTTCCGGTTGCCGCCGAGCCAGAAACAGTGGCTGTCGTAGAGATTGTTGAAAGGGAGCCTGTCAGTCTCTACCAGCGTATGCGGCAAGGGTTGGCCAAAACCCGCAGTTCGCTGGTCGGGCGAATGGATGAGCTGCTTGGCAGCCATGGCCGCCTTGATGAGGAATTCCTTGAAGAGATGGAAGAGTTGCTGATTACTGCGGACTTCGGTATGCAGACGACTCAGGACCTGGTGCAGGCTCTGGCCGGACGGCTCAAGGAGATCGATCCAAATGAACCTGCACAATTGCATGATGTGCTTGGTGAAGAAATTCGCGCTCGCTTGAAAACCGGTTCGTCGGAGTGGCCTGTCCCGGAGAGTGGCCCGCTGGTGATCATGGTCGTCGGCGTCAACGGTGTTGGTAAGACCACGACAATCGGCAAGTTGGCCAAACAGTTCTCCGACCAGGGGAAAAAGGTGGTTCTCGGTGCCGGTGATACCTTTCGTGCTGCTGCTGCAGAACAGCTTGAAGTCTGGGGCGAACGCTCCGGTGCCGAGGTTATTCGGCATACCGAAGGCTCGGATCCTGGTGCTGTAGCTTTTGATGCAGCCAAGGCGGCTGTGGCCCGCAATGCGGATGTCCTGATCCTCGACACCGCTGGACGTTTACACACCAAGGTCAATCTGATGGAGGAGCTAAAGAAGGTTCGACGGGTTATTGATCGTGAAATCCCCGGAGCTCCTCATGAGACCTTGCTGGTTCTTGATGCCACCACCGGTCAGAATGCCCTGATCCAGGCGCGCTCCTTCCAGGACGCCGTGGATGTGACGGGTATTGCGCTGACCAAGTTGGACGGAACTGCCAAGGGGGGAATTGTTGTGGCTATCAGCTCACAGCTAGAGTTGCCCGTACGTTTAATCGGGATCGGTGAAGGTGTCTCAGACCTGCGTCTTTTTGATGCTGATGTGTTTGTTGCAGCACTCTTCGCTAACAATTGA
- a CDS encoding TIGR00282 family metallophosphoesterase has protein sequence MKILFIGDIIGRPGRQLIRDLLPRLVDQHMIDLVIANGENAAAGFGLTPDVVSELFDLGVDVLTTGNHVWDKRDGLVCLDQEPALLRPANYPEGAPGRGVGVYETAAGISVAVVNLEGRVFMNGLDCPFRKADAILDELGVEQRIVFVDFHAEATSEKGALGAYLDGRVSAVVGTHTHVQTADERVMPGGTAFISDVGMSGARDSVIGIRKELSVQRFLTQMPVRYEIAKKDPVLCGVVVSVDESTGRAQQIERVMEMGS, from the coding sequence TTGAAAATCCTTTTTATAGGTGATATTATCGGTCGCCCCGGGCGACAACTCATCCGTGATCTGCTGCCTCGCCTGGTTGATCAGCATATGATCGACCTGGTGATCGCCAACGGTGAAAATGCTGCTGCAGGCTTTGGCCTGACACCGGACGTCGTCAGTGAACTTTTTGATCTAGGGGTCGATGTCCTGACGACCGGGAATCATGTTTGGGACAAGCGTGACGGGCTGGTCTGTCTGGATCAGGAGCCGGCGCTCCTAAGGCCGGCCAACTATCCCGAAGGGGCTCCAGGGCGTGGCGTTGGCGTTTATGAGACGGCTGCAGGCATTTCCGTGGCCGTGGTCAATCTTGAAGGTCGCGTGTTTATGAACGGGCTTGATTGTCCTTTCCGGAAAGCCGATGCAATCCTCGATGAACTCGGTGTGGAGCAAAGGATTGTCTTCGTTGACTTTCACGCAGAAGCAACCAGTGAAAAAGGCGCCTTGGGGGCCTATCTCGACGGTCGTGTTAGTGCTGTTGTCGGCACCCACACCCATGTGCAGACCGCGGATGAGAGGGTCATGCCGGGAGGCACTGCCTTTATTAGTGATGTCGGCATGTCTGGCGCGCGTGATTCAGTGATCGGAATTCGCAAGGAACTCTCTGTCCAGCGATTTTTGACCCAGATGCCGGTTCGTTATGAAATTGCCAAGAAGGATCCTGTGCTCTGTGGAGTGGTTGTCTCCGTTGATGAATCGACCGGGAGGGCTCAGCAGATAGAGCGCGTTATGGAAATGGGTAGTTGA
- the tyrS gene encoding tyrosine--tRNA ligase codes for MNFVEELTWRGMIHDITPGTEEQFKKELTAAYVGIDPTADSLHIGHLVSVMMLKHLQIAGHKPIALVGGATGMIGDPSGKSAERNLLDESTLRHNEECLKKQLAKFLDFESGAANAAELVNNYDWMKDFSFLEFIRDIGKHITVNYMMAKDSVKKRLGEEGKAGLSFTEFTYQLVQGTDFLHLYREKNCKLQMGGSDQWGNITTGTELIRRKEGGEAFALTCPLITKADGGKFGKTESGNVWLDPRLTTPYKFYQFWLNVSDADAEKYIKIFTLLSQEEVTALVREQEAAPHLRPLQKRLAKEVTCMVHDEDEFNKAVEASEILFGKATTESLAKLDKETFLSVFEGVPTYEVDRNKFVDGVPVVELLATETATFPSKGELRRTIKGNGLSLNKAKLTDQEYLVTQADLINGSYILVQKGKKNYTVIEAV; via the coding sequence ATGAATTTTGTCGAAGAATTGACCTGGCGCGGCATGATCCACGACATCACGCCCGGGACTGAAGAACAGTTTAAAAAAGAATTGACAGCAGCCTACGTCGGCATTGATCCAACAGCGGATTCACTGCATATCGGCCATCTGGTCAGCGTGATGATGCTCAAACATCTCCAGATCGCCGGCCATAAACCGATAGCGCTAGTCGGTGGGGCAACCGGGATGATCGGCGACCCGTCGGGGAAGTCGGCCGAGCGAAACCTGCTCGACGAGTCGACTCTTCGACATAACGAGGAATGTTTGAAAAAGCAGTTGGCGAAGTTTCTCGATTTTGAGTCGGGCGCCGCTAATGCCGCTGAGCTTGTCAATAATTACGACTGGATGAAAGACTTCAGCTTTTTGGAGTTTATCCGCGATATCGGCAAGCATATCACGGTCAATTACATGATGGCCAAGGACAGTGTCAAAAAGCGTTTAGGTGAAGAAGGCAAGGCTGGGTTGTCGTTCACTGAATTCACATACCAGTTGGTTCAGGGGACCGATTTCTTGCATCTGTATCGAGAGAAGAACTGCAAACTGCAGATGGGCGGGTCTGACCAATGGGGGAACATCACAACAGGCACAGAGCTCATCCGACGCAAGGAAGGCGGTGAAGCTTTTGCCCTGACTTGCCCGCTTATTACCAAGGCTGACGGTGGTAAATTCGGAAAAACAGAAAGCGGCAACGTCTGGCTCGACCCGAGACTGACAACCCCCTACAAGTTCTACCAGTTCTGGCTCAACGTCTCTGATGCTGATGCCGAGAAGTATATTAAGATCTTCACGCTCTTAAGTCAGGAAGAAGTGACAGCGCTGGTCAGGGAACAGGAGGCTGCACCCCACCTGCGACCCTTGCAGAAGCGTTTGGCAAAAGAGGTCACCTGCATGGTCCATGACGAAGACGAATTCAACAAGGCGGTGGAAGCCTCAGAGATTCTTTTTGGCAAAGCTACGACCGAAAGCCTGGCAAAACTGGATAAGGAGACCTTTCTTTCGGTGTTTGAAGGTGTGCCAACCTATGAGGTCGACCGTAACAAATTCGTTGACGGTGTGCCGGTCGTGGAACTGCTCGCTACTGAAACAGCTACTTTCCCTTCTAAGGGTGAATTGCGCCGTACGATAAAAGGCAACGGGCTCAGCCTGAACAAGGCCAAGCTGACAGATCAGGAATATCTGGTGACCCAGGCAGACCTGATCAACGGGTCATACATACTGGTACAGAAGGGTAAGAAGAATTACACGGTTATCGAGGCGGTGTGA
- a CDS encoding 5-formyltetrahydrofolate cyclo-ligase, which translates to MPKRSIRSHFLTERKSRSSQICADSSSEIQRRFMCSGFFREARCLALYSAIHNEVSTDEIVGQALDSGKSLVFPRVSGDDLEFVLIESPSELVSGAFGVKEPKSCNLVPVEKLDLIVVPGVAFDQRGHRLGYGRGYYDRALAKCPSHCIKVGFAYDFQLVEELPATDYDETLSMLFTESQTLNFSAC; encoded by the coding sequence ATGCCCAAGCGATCCATAAGATCACATTTTCTGACCGAGCGTAAATCGCGCTCAAGTCAAATCTGTGCCGATTCGAGCTCAGAAATTCAAAGGCGCTTTATGTGCTCAGGTTTCTTCCGTGAGGCCCGATGTCTGGCTCTTTACAGCGCCATTCATAACGAGGTCAGCACTGACGAAATCGTCGGGCAGGCTCTTGATAGTGGTAAATCTCTGGTCTTCCCGCGGGTGAGTGGAGATGACCTCGAGTTTGTCCTCATTGAGAGCCCCTCGGAACTGGTCTCTGGTGCCTTTGGTGTGAAGGAGCCGAAAAGCTGTAATTTGGTTCCGGTCGAGAAGTTGGATCTGATCGTTGTCCCCGGTGTCGCATTTGACCAAAGGGGGCATCGGCTTGGCTACGGGCGAGGTTATTATGACCGTGCCCTGGCAAAATGCCCGAGTCATTGCATAAAGGTTGGCTTTGCTTATGATTTTCAGCTGGTCGAAGAACTGCCAGCGACAGACTATGATGAGACGCTTTCCATGTTGTTTACGGAGAGTCAAACCTTAAACTTTTCCGCCTGTTGA
- the zapA gene encoding cell division protein ZapA yields MKQSVQVSILGQQFNLKSDAPPEQVHRVARFVEDQISQVTSSGRAVDSLQAALLALLNVSAAHLGGEPAPDSSEAERQRLGQLIEKIEAALG; encoded by the coding sequence ATGAAGCAGAGCGTCCAGGTCTCCATTCTCGGCCAGCAATTTAATCTCAAAAGTGACGCGCCCCCCGAACAGGTTCACCGGGTAGCCCGGTTTGTTGAAGATCAGATTTCCCAGGTGACATCAAGCGGTCGTGCTGTTGATTCTTTGCAGGCGGCGCTTCTGGCTTTGCTCAACGTCTCCGCGGCACATCTTGGCGGTGAGCCTGCGCCCGACAGCTCGGAAGCAGAAAGGCAGCGCCTGGGGCAGTTGATAGAAAAGATAGAAGCAGCTTTGGGTTAG
- a CDS encoding roadblock/LC7 domain-containing protein, translating to MPFKPLLNALVERVPGAQGAIIADWEGESVDQVGIMDDYDLKVIGAHKGVILHSMRDVVDRLGDDDLKEIVITTKQAQTVIMPVTEDYYLVLTLDRSDMLGRALLEARRCIQALYQEIA from the coding sequence ATGCCTTTCAAGCCCTTGTTGAATGCACTGGTAGAGCGTGTCCCCGGAGCCCAGGGGGCGATTATTGCTGACTGGGAAGGTGAGTCAGTCGATCAGGTCGGTATCATGGATGATTACGACCTCAAGGTGATTGGCGCACACAAGGGGGTCATTCTCCATAGCATGCGGGACGTGGTTGATCGGCTCGGTGATGACGATCTTAAAGAGATCGTGATCACAACCAAGCAGGCACAGACGGTTATCATGCCGGTGACTGAAGACTATTATCTGGTGTTGACTCTGGACCGCTCCGACATGTTGGGTCGGGCACTGCTGGAAGCCAGGCGCTGTATTCAGGCGCTCTATCAGGAAATTGCCTAA
- a CDS encoding cell division protein ZapB, with protein MALEAIKRLEKLVDRLLSDRADLQERNLEVTAERDRLLQDRSRVTDELDKLLDKLERLEGKNK; from the coding sequence GTGGCCTTGGAAGCGATTAAGCGGCTTGAAAAACTTGTTGATCGGCTGTTGTCTGACCGTGCCGACCTGCAGGAACGCAATCTGGAAGTGACCGCAGAACGTGATCGCTTGCTGCAAGACCGCTCCAGGGTTACCGATGAGTTGGACAAGTTGCTGGATAAACTTGAGCGCCTTGAGGGGAAGAATAAATGA
- the rny gene encoding ribonuclease Y: MNTEMIIYLVAGLVVGGVLGVVLRSKSSGSKLANAEREAAQIVESSKKEAETIRKEAEIQSKDVVFKAKAAWEDEVRESRKELQSQEKRLVQKEENLDRKVSQVETRDQDLTRREQSLLDRDRNLQQRTDEVEALIAEQRVKLEKVSGLSSEEAKQQLIIAMESEARHDAAKLIRQIEDEAKESADKKAKKILSLTIQRYAGDYVAEKTINSVALPSDEMKGRIIGREGRNIRAIEAATGIDLIIDDTPEAVIISGFNPVRREVARLSLERLITDGRIHPSRIEEVVKKAEQEVEGTIREAGEQATFDVGVHGIHPEIVKLVGRLRYRTSYGQNVLQHSLEVSFLCGIMAAELGIDIKQAKRAGLLHDIGKAVDHEIEGSHAVIGGDLARKYGESPEIVHAIAAHHEDEKPDTILAVLVQAADALSGARPGARREMIETYVKRLDDLERIGTSFNGVTSCYAIQAGREIRVMVSSEVVSDDQSHVMAKDIARKIEDEMTYPGQIRVNVIRETRATDYAK, translated from the coding sequence TTGAATACAGAAATGATAATTTACCTGGTTGCCGGTTTGGTCGTTGGCGGTGTCCTCGGCGTGGTACTCCGAAGCAAATCTTCGGGGTCCAAGCTGGCCAACGCTGAACGTGAAGCAGCGCAGATCGTCGAGAGTTCGAAAAAAGAGGCTGAGACTATCCGCAAAGAGGCGGAGATTCAGTCCAAAGATGTTGTTTTTAAAGCAAAGGCCGCTTGGGAAGATGAAGTTCGAGAGTCACGCAAAGAGCTTCAGTCCCAGGAAAAAAGGCTGGTGCAGAAAGAGGAGAACCTGGATCGCAAGGTCTCGCAGGTCGAAACCCGTGATCAGGATCTGACACGTCGTGAGCAGTCCCTGCTGGACCGTGATCGTAACCTTCAGCAGCGAACCGATGAGGTTGAGGCCCTGATTGCAGAGCAACGTGTCAAACTGGAAAAAGTTTCCGGCTTGAGTTCGGAAGAGGCCAAACAGCAACTCATCATCGCGATGGAGAGTGAGGCCCGCCACGATGCGGCCAAACTAATCAGGCAGATTGAGGACGAGGCAAAGGAAAGCGCCGACAAGAAAGCCAAGAAGATCCTTTCGCTGACGATTCAACGCTATGCGGGAGACTATGTCGCTGAGAAGACAATCAACTCCGTGGCCTTGCCCAGTGACGAGATGAAGGGCCGGATTATAGGTCGTGAAGGACGTAATATCCGCGCGATTGAGGCTGCAACCGGTATTGATCTGATTATCGATGACACTCCTGAGGCTGTGATTATCTCAGGTTTCAATCCTGTTCGCCGGGAAGTAGCCCGACTCTCTCTGGAGCGTCTGATTACTGATGGTCGTATTCATCCCTCACGCATTGAAGAGGTTGTCAAGAAGGCCGAGCAGGAAGTTGAAGGCACGATCCGCGAGGCGGGAGAGCAGGCCACCTTTGATGTCGGTGTACATGGCATCCACCCAGAGATTGTTAAGTTGGTCGGTAGACTACGCTATCGGACTTCTTACGGCCAGAATGTCCTGCAGCACTCCCTCGAAGTTTCGTTCCTCTGTGGCATCATGGCCGCTGAACTTGGCATCGATATCAAACAGGCCAAGCGCGCTGGATTGCTGCATGATATCGGCAAGGCTGTTGACCATGAAATTGAAGGTTCGCATGCCGTTATCGGTGGGGACCTGGCCCGCAAGTATGGTGAGTCCCCGGAGATCGTCCACGCCATAGCCGCTCATCATGAAGATGAAAAACCGGATACGATCCTTGCCGTCTTGGTCCAGGCTGCCGACGCCTTGTCCGGTGCGCGGCCTGGCGCACGTCGCGAAATGATCGAAACCTACGTCAAGCGACTTGATGATCTTGAGCGGATCGGCACTTCCTTTAACGGCGTTACTTCCTGCTACGCAATCCAGGCCGGACGCGAGATTCGCGTGATGGTCTCAAGCGAAGTTGTCTCAGACGACCAGTCGCATGTCATGGCAAAAGATATCGCTCGCAAGATCGAGGACGAAATGACCTACCCCGGCCAGATCAGGGTCAACGTCATTCGTGAGACGCGAGCAACTGACTACGCTAAATAA